A portion of the Cryptosporangium phraense genome contains these proteins:
- a CDS encoding cysteine hydrolase family protein has product MRRALIVIDVQQEYFDGALPIQYPPRDDSLANIVRALDTAEQHGLPTVVVRHEYPAGAPVFAAGSPGWALHPDVEKRAATAHRVTKSNSSAFAGTDLADWLADNTVDTITIAGYMTNNCDLATAASAEELGLATEILSDATGAIHLSNSAGTVDAQQLHETLLVLLNSNFASVATTDQWIAAVHDGRPLPAPDLGASAALGRLRASEQG; this is encoded by the coding sequence ATGAGACGAGCGCTGATCGTGATCGACGTCCAGCAGGAGTACTTCGACGGCGCCCTGCCGATCCAGTACCCGCCCCGCGACGACTCCCTGGCCAACATCGTCCGAGCCCTCGACACGGCCGAGCAGCACGGTCTCCCGACCGTCGTCGTGCGGCACGAGTACCCGGCCGGCGCGCCGGTCTTCGCGGCCGGCTCCCCCGGCTGGGCCCTCCACCCCGACGTCGAGAAACGCGCCGCCACCGCCCACCGCGTCACGAAGAGCAACTCCAGCGCGTTCGCCGGCACCGACCTCGCCGACTGGCTCGCCGACAACACCGTCGACACGATCACGATCGCCGGCTACATGACCAACAACTGCGACCTCGCCACCGCCGCCTCGGCCGAGGAACTCGGCCTCGCCACCGAGATCCTGTCCGACGCCACCGGCGCCATCCATCTCTCGAACAGCGCCGGCACCGTCGATGCCCAGCAGCTCCACGAGACCCTGCTCGTCCTGCTCAACTCGAACTTCGCCTCGGTGGCGACGACCGACCAGTGGATCGCCGCCGTGCACGACGGCCGGCCGCTCCCGGCTCCCGACCTCGGCGCCTCGGCCGCCCTGGGACGTCTCAGGGCGTCGGAGCAGGGCTGA
- a CDS encoding alpha/beta fold hydrolase, whose translation MLESSFPGRDGVNLGYREVGDGRPLVLLHGLAGNGTLWTRHGRADALAARGHRVILPDFRGHGASAKPHDPAAYPPDVLADDGLALIDHLGLSDYDLGGYSLGARIAFRMLVRGATPGRAIVAGQGLRELLGTGGGAGARLRRAVEGTGEPDGFARWLATSGEDPVALLHALDSVVATPREDVTRVRTPTLVVLGADDERAASGDELAVVLPDAVRVTVPGDHGTAVDAPELLDAILSFVSARPGTTPAGTR comes from the coding sequence ATGCTGGAGTCGTCCTTCCCCGGTCGCGACGGGGTGAACCTCGGGTACCGGGAGGTCGGCGACGGGCGGCCGCTGGTCCTGCTGCACGGCCTGGCCGGGAACGGCACGCTCTGGACCCGCCACGGCCGGGCCGACGCGCTGGCCGCCCGCGGGCACCGCGTGATCCTGCCGGACTTCCGCGGCCACGGCGCGAGCGCGAAGCCCCACGACCCGGCCGCCTATCCCCCGGACGTCCTGGCCGACGACGGGCTCGCGCTGATCGACCACCTCGGCCTGAGCGACTACGACCTCGGCGGTTACTCGCTCGGCGCGCGGATCGCGTTCCGGATGCTGGTCCGGGGCGCCACGCCGGGCCGGGCGATCGTCGCCGGTCAGGGCCTTCGCGAGTTGCTCGGCACCGGCGGTGGTGCGGGCGCCCGGCTGCGCCGGGCCGTCGAGGGCACCGGCGAGCCCGACGGTTTCGCCCGCTGGCTCGCGACCAGCGGCGAGGACCCGGTTGCCCTCCTGCACGCGCTCGACTCGGTCGTCGCCACGCCCCGCGAGGACGTGACCCGCGTCCGGACTCCGACCCTCGTCGTGCTCGGCGCCGACGACGAGCGCGCGGCCTCCGGCGACGAACTCGCCGTCGTCCTTCCGGACGCGGTCCGGGTGACGGTCCCGGGCGATCACGGCACCGCGGTCGACGCTCCCGAGCTGCTCGACGCGATCCTCAGCTTCGTGTCAGCCAGGCCGGGAACGACGCCAGCAGGTACTCGGTGA
- a CDS encoding GntR family transcriptional regulator, whose protein sequence is MIEFRLDRTSGVTTYRQLVQQVEDALRLGVLEAGDQLPTARAVVAALAINPNTVHKAYRELERDGLVESRPGQGTFVTRTLASPALDAHPDLRRSLVGWLTDARAAGLDRDAVNALFSSAMREVFAERVA, encoded by the coding sequence ATGATCGAGTTCCGGCTGGATCGGACGTCCGGCGTCACGACGTACCGGCAGCTCGTCCAGCAGGTGGAGGACGCCCTGCGGCTGGGCGTGCTGGAGGCCGGTGACCAGCTGCCGACCGCCCGGGCCGTGGTCGCCGCGCTGGCGATCAACCCGAACACCGTTCACAAGGCGTACCGGGAGCTCGAGCGGGACGGGCTGGTCGAGTCCCGGCCGGGGCAGGGGACGTTCGTCACCCGCACGCTGGCCTCGCCGGCCCTGGACGCCCACCCCGACCTGCGCCGCTCGCTCGTCGGCTGGCTGACCGACGCCCGCGCGGCCGGCCTCGACCGGGACGCGGTCAACGCGCTGTTCTCGAGCGCGATGCGGGAGGTGTTCGCCGAGCGGGTGGCCTGA
- a CDS encoding GlxA family transcriptional regulator, translated as MKIAVHAFDGITMFHLAAPLLVFGEVSWDVSVWTSSGRGIRAAEGVAISDVAGPSVVDGADLLVLPSWHTDLRPADDALVGLIRDAHRRGTRIAGLCLGAFPVVDSGLLDGRTAVTHWSAAADLARRRPGIEVNPSALYLDHGDVLTSAGTASAIDACLHVLRTHLGSAAASTVARHLVVAPHRDGGQAQYVDRPMPEPGGVGQLGDTLDWALAHLDRPLTVDDLADRAGMSRRNFTRRFAEVTGSTPARWVLGRRLDESRRLLEATSWSVERIGRACGFGSAVTFRQNFAAAYATTPTSYRRRFTSPSTERSDRSAGGW; from the coding sequence ATGAAGATCGCGGTGCACGCGTTCGACGGCATCACGATGTTCCACCTCGCGGCGCCGCTGCTGGTGTTCGGTGAGGTGTCGTGGGACGTGTCGGTCTGGACCTCGTCCGGCCGGGGCATCCGGGCCGCCGAGGGCGTCGCGATCTCCGACGTGGCCGGGCCCTCGGTCGTCGACGGTGCCGATCTGCTGGTGCTGCCGTCCTGGCACACCGACCTCCGGCCCGCCGACGATGCTCTCGTCGGGCTGATCCGCGACGCCCATCGCCGGGGGACCCGCATCGCCGGTCTGTGCCTCGGCGCGTTCCCGGTCGTCGACAGTGGACTGCTCGACGGCCGCACGGCCGTCACCCATTGGTCGGCCGCGGCCGACCTCGCCCGGCGTCGGCCGGGCATCGAGGTCAACCCGTCCGCGCTCTACCTCGACCACGGCGACGTCCTGACGTCGGCCGGAACCGCGTCGGCCATCGACGCCTGCCTCCACGTACTGCGGACGCACCTGGGCTCGGCGGCCGCGTCGACGGTGGCCAGGCACCTGGTGGTCGCGCCCCACCGCGACGGTGGCCAGGCCCAGTACGTCGATCGGCCGATGCCGGAGCCGGGCGGGGTCGGGCAGCTGGGGGACACGCTCGACTGGGCGCTGGCGCACCTGGACCGTCCGCTGACCGTGGACGACCTGGCCGACCGGGCGGGGATGAGCAGGAGGAACTTCACCCGGCGGTTCGCCGAGGTGACGGGGTCGACGCCGGCCAGGTGGGTGCTGGGGCGGCGGTTGGACGAGTCCCGGCGGTTGCTGGAGGCGACGTCGTGGTCGGTGGAGCGGATCGGGCGGGCGTGTGGGTTCGGGAGCGCGGTGACGTTCCGCCAGAACTTCGCCGCCGCCTACGCGACGACCCCAACGTCCTACCGCCGCCGCTTCACCAGCCCATCGACGGAACGCAGTGACCGTTCTGCGGGTGGCTGGTAG
- a CDS encoding right-handed parallel beta-helix repeat-containing protein: MKRLPLILGAVLLVCVVVVAGLVIANQSDDSGPRTGDAVTDRGNENTLTVGPHGQYRTIQAAVDAAEAGDTVRIEGGTYHEAVDVTKSGRAGAYLTIAAKDGEKVVLDGEGTLPDTSGEDRRGLLTFDKQQYVKISGISVTRSKRHGIYAGHSSHVVIDDAEVSYSQDGGILLGDGTDYTLTGNRVHHNNAAADGGDIGAAANEGLTLYRARNFRIAGNVVHENYEEGIDVKNSTSDGTIEYNSVYANNGPNIYVDGANDIQVFSNDVYDAKGPTKSGIGLAVESGGSARNVQIFNNLLHGNPGGGVDFWIGAYSDVQIYNNTIYQNGRAAIRLQSGTVSNSVAVNNIIWGNPLIDVPGVTMSGNLTSDPEFVDLNAGDVRLKESSPAIDAANPARAPKFDFTGAARPVGGAPDLGAYEYGAKPPSPSPSAD, encoded by the coding sequence GTGAAGCGGCTTCCGTTGATCCTGGGGGCTGTGCTCCTCGTCTGCGTGGTGGTGGTCGCCGGGCTCGTGATCGCCAACCAGTCGGACGACAGCGGACCCCGGACGGGCGACGCGGTCACCGACCGTGGCAACGAGAACACGCTCACGGTCGGCCCGCACGGCCAGTACCGGACGATCCAGGCCGCGGTGGACGCGGCCGAGGCCGGCGACACGGTTCGCATCGAGGGTGGCACGTACCACGAGGCCGTCGACGTCACCAAGAGCGGCCGGGCCGGGGCGTACCTGACGATCGCCGCCAAAGACGGCGAGAAGGTCGTCCTCGACGGCGAGGGGACGCTGCCCGACACGTCGGGCGAGGACCGGCGCGGCCTGCTGACGTTCGACAAGCAGCAGTACGTGAAGATCTCCGGCATCTCGGTGACCCGGTCGAAGCGGCACGGCATCTACGCCGGGCACTCGAGCCACGTCGTGATCGACGACGCCGAGGTGTCGTACTCGCAGGACGGCGGCATCCTGCTCGGCGACGGCACCGACTACACGCTCACCGGCAACCGCGTCCACCACAACAACGCGGCCGCCGACGGCGGTGACATCGGGGCCGCCGCCAACGAGGGCCTGACGCTCTATAGGGCCCGGAACTTCCGGATCGCCGGCAACGTCGTGCACGAGAACTACGAAGAGGGCATCGACGTCAAGAACTCCACCAGCGACGGGACGATCGAGTACAACTCGGTCTACGCCAACAACGGGCCGAACATCTACGTCGACGGTGCGAACGACATCCAGGTCTTCAGCAACGACGTGTACGACGCCAAGGGGCCCACGAAGTCCGGTATCGGGCTGGCCGTCGAGTCGGGCGGCAGCGCCCGGAACGTCCAGATCTTCAACAACCTGCTGCACGGCAACCCGGGCGGCGGCGTCGACTTCTGGATCGGCGCGTACTCCGACGTCCAGATCTACAACAACACGATCTACCAGAACGGCCGGGCGGCGATCCGCCTGCAGAGCGGCACGGTGAGCAACTCGGTCGCGGTCAACAACATCATCTGGGGCAACCCGCTGATCGACGTCCCCGGCGTGACGATGTCCGGCAACCTGACGTCGGACCCGGAGTTCGTCGACCTGAACGCCGGGGACGTGCGGCTGAAGGAGAGCTCGCCGGCGATCGACGCCGCGAACCCGGCGAGGGCGCCGAAGTTCGATTTCACCGGGGCGGCCCGGCCGGTGGGCGGTGCGCCCGACCTGGGCGCGTACGAGTACGGCGCCAAGCCCCCGTCCCCGTCGCCGAGCGCCGACTGA
- a CDS encoding ABC transporter ATP-binding protein codes for MLDATGLGKRYGRRRWGLRDCSFAVPAGRVVAVVGANGAGKSTLLRLAAGLTRPTEGVIRLDGTPVHRALSRIAYVGQAKPLYGGFTVAETIRFGRATNPGFDARGTEARLNDLGIAPKCRISRLSGGRRTQVAIALALGKRADVVLLDEPMADLDPLARLALMGELMTTVEERGCTVLVSSHALTELADVCDTLLLCNDGALQVVGGIDDLVTSHRVLVGPAEAYGGGARIGEHAVVSARTTPRQATVLVRVRSDTFDPRWAVHEVSLTDVVLGYLRSPGTTVVAGPAEVAA; via the coding sequence ATGCTCGACGCGACCGGGCTCGGTAAGCGGTACGGCCGCCGACGCTGGGGGCTGCGGGACTGCTCGTTCGCGGTGCCCGCGGGCCGGGTCGTCGCGGTGGTCGGCGCCAACGGTGCGGGCAAGTCGACGCTGTTGCGGCTGGCCGCCGGGTTGACCCGTCCGACCGAAGGCGTGATCCGGCTGGACGGCACGCCGGTGCACCGCGCGCTGAGCCGCATCGCCTACGTCGGCCAGGCGAAGCCGCTCTACGGCGGGTTCACCGTCGCCGAGACGATCCGGTTCGGCCGCGCGACGAACCCCGGCTTCGACGCCCGCGGCACCGAGGCCCGCCTGAACGACCTCGGAATCGCTCCGAAGTGCCGGATCTCCCGCCTCTCCGGTGGGCGGCGTACCCAGGTCGCGATCGCGCTCGCGCTGGGCAAGCGGGCCGACGTCGTCCTGCTCGACGAACCGATGGCCGATCTCGACCCGCTGGCCCGGCTCGCGCTGATGGGCGAGCTGATGACGACGGTCGAGGAGCGCGGCTGCACGGTGCTGGTCTCGTCGCACGCGCTCACCGAGCTCGCCGACGTCTGCGACACGCTGCTGCTCTGCAACGACGGCGCGCTGCAGGTCGTCGGCGGTATCGACGACCTGGTGACGAGTCACCGGGTGCTGGTCGGGCCGGCCGAGGCGTACGGCGGCGGCGCCCGGATCGGGGAGCACGCGGTGGTCTCGGCCCGGACGACGCCCCGGCAGGCGACCGTGCTGGTCCGGGTGCGCAGCGACACGTTCGACCCGCGCTGGGCCGTGCACGAGGTGTCGCTGACCGACGTCGTCCTCGGCTACCTGCGCAGCCCGGGCACGACGGTCGTGGCCGGGCCGGCCGAGGTGGCGGCGTGA
- a CDS encoding SAM-dependent methyltransferase — MVRKRNGAGTGADGWELAAPFSALVPGSSGATIDGVLDGVRLEMEQVGRLADEPGKPDGGDALVVAKDNGVAADAVTTALYRTVYDAVPEVDAVLADGGPMLDLGCGIGGALFTTARLYPDLSLVGVDLVPEVVAEAERRRDALGLADRVELTCADARDLTDRGTYRAAYWARAFFPDESRAATLAVLRRALTADGLLLLQEQPLPPDPLAAAVERLQQRQRGITAGRTVDELVAEAREAGFRLVRPVPTALGNLVLLSPAPTP, encoded by the coding sequence ATGGTCCGCAAGCGTAACGGTGCAGGGACAGGCGCGGACGGCTGGGAGCTCGCGGCCCCGTTCTCCGCGCTGGTTCCGGGCTCGTCCGGCGCGACGATCGACGGCGTGCTGGACGGCGTCCGCCTGGAGATGGAGCAGGTCGGCCGTCTGGCGGACGAGCCGGGGAAGCCCGACGGCGGGGACGCGCTCGTCGTCGCGAAGGACAACGGCGTGGCCGCGGACGCGGTCACCACCGCGCTCTACCGGACCGTGTACGACGCGGTGCCCGAAGTGGACGCGGTCCTCGCCGACGGCGGGCCGATGCTCGATCTGGGCTGTGGCATCGGCGGCGCGCTGTTCACGACCGCGCGGCTCTACCCGGACCTGAGCCTGGTCGGCGTCGACCTCGTCCCGGAGGTCGTGGCCGAGGCCGAGCGCCGCCGGGACGCGCTGGGGCTGGCCGACCGGGTCGAGCTGACGTGCGCGGACGCGCGCGACCTGACCGACCGGGGCACCTACCGGGCGGCCTACTGGGCCCGGGCGTTCTTCCCGGACGAGTCCCGCGCGGCCACGCTGGCCGTGCTCCGCCGGGCGCTCACCGCGGACGGCCTGCTGCTCCTGCAGGAGCAGCCGCTGCCGCCCGACCCGCTGGCCGCCGCGGTCGAACGGCTGCAGCAGCGGCAGCGGGGCATCACCGCGGGCCGGACCGTCGACGAGCTGGTCGCCGAGGCCCGGGAGGCCGGGTTCAGGCTGGTCCGGCCGGTCCCGACCGCGCTCGGGAACCTGGTGCTGCTCAGCCCTGCTCCGACGCCCTGA
- a CDS encoding TetR/AcrR family transcriptional regulator — protein sequence MAQQERRESLAVTDDVRAVETRRRLIAAFRTAVGEGRTDLSVTAFCRMAGVARSTFYTHFATMEDVAVAAVSEVFADIETVDSSRRSDHVLSRPEITRLGLRGIIDGLSDARSLVRYAIAIGSKAAVHAKLVDEVAVVARGTVLSELPHLDETGVRTLALYMAAGTVFVTLDWIEHPSMTEEQLTEYLLASFPAWLTRS from the coding sequence GTGGCGCAGCAGGAGCGACGGGAGAGTCTCGCGGTCACGGACGACGTCCGGGCCGTCGAGACCCGTCGCCGCCTGATCGCCGCGTTCCGCACCGCGGTCGGCGAGGGCCGCACCGACCTCTCGGTCACCGCGTTCTGCCGGATGGCCGGGGTCGCCCGCAGCACGTTCTACACCCACTTCGCGACGATGGAAGACGTCGCGGTCGCCGCGGTCAGCGAGGTCTTCGCCGACATCGAGACCGTCGACTCGTCCCGCCGTTCGGACCACGTCCTCTCCCGCCCGGAGATCACCCGCCTCGGGCTCCGCGGGATCATCGACGGCCTCTCGGACGCCCGGTCGCTCGTCCGCTACGCGATCGCGATCGGGTCGAAGGCGGCCGTCCACGCCAAACTCGTCGACGAGGTCGCCGTCGTCGCCCGCGGCACCGTGCTCTCCGAACTGCCCCATCTGGACGAGACGGGAGTGCGCACTCTCGCGTTGTACATGGCCGCAGGCACGGTCTTCGTGACGCTCGACTGGATCGAGCACCCGTCGATGACCGAGGAGCAGCTCACCGAGTACCTGCTGGCGTCGTTCCCGGCCTGGCTGACACGAAGCTGA